One Streptomyces sp. CG4 genomic window, CGACCTCGCCCTCGACCTGATCTCGGGCCCCCTGTACTGGCGCGCGGTGGTGATCCGCTCCCCGAAGCTGCCCAAGGGCTACCTGGAGAACCTCGCCCGGGCCGCGGCGGGGGCGCTCAAGGCGCTGTGAGGGCGTGGCCGGGGAGGGGCCGCGGGAGCGACCACCGGGGAGGGGCCGCGGGGGGCGACCGGCCTCCGGCTACCCGCGGCCGGGACTGTCGAGAAGCCTCTCGGCGAGTTCCCGCAGGTCCTGCGCACCCAGCACACGTTCGCCGAACCCCGGCAGCGGCACATGCAACGGTTCGAGCCAGCGCAGCGGTACCGCCTCGGCCCCGTACACCGCCCCCGCCAGCGCCCCCGTGACCGCCGCCACCGTGTCCGTGTCGCCGCCGAGGTCGACGGCGGCGCGGACCGCCTCCTCGTAGGACCCCGTCGTACGCAGCGCCCACACCGCTGAGCCCAGACACGGCCACACCGCGCCGTTGAACTCGGTCGCCTGGTCGGGGTGCCAGGCGGGGGACAGGACCGCCTCGTAACGCCCGCGGTGGTCGGGGTGGAGGGCGGTCAGGGTCGCCGGTACGGCGGTGAGCGGGTCGGCCCCGGTCAGGGCCACGCGGATCAGCTCGTGCAACGCCGCCGTGCCCTCCCACGCGGCCGGGTCGCCGTGGGTGAGGGCGGACAGCCGGCGGGCGGCGGTCATCGTGGCGGCGCGGCCGCGGTGGGCGAAGTGCACCGCGGAGGGGGCCGCCCGCATCAACGCGCCGTTGCCGGCGGCCCGTTGGCTGACCTGGAAGTGGCGCGCGGCGGCCGTGTCCCAGGGGGCGCCGCCGCTCAGGACCGCCTCCGTCTGGAGGCCGATGTCCTTCGGGCCGGACGCCGCCCAGCGCTGGAAGCGGCGGAAGACGTCCGGCAGGTCCAGCCCGCCGCGCTCCAGCAGAGACTCGGCGGTCAGGACCGCCATCTGCGTGTCGTCGGTCGCCTCGCCCGGATCCCAGCCGCCGCCCCCGCACATCTCCCCGCCGTGTCCCGGATACGGGAAGCGGGCGGAGAGAGCGCCCTCGGGGCCGAACTCGAAGGGCGCCCCGAGGGCGTCACCGACGGCGGAACCGAGCACGGCGCCGACGGCGCGTTCGATGCGGGAGGGACCGGTCATCCGGGGAGCCTACGACTCCGGGGTGCCTACGAGCGGGCCGCCTCCGGGTGGTGGCGGAGCCAGCCCTCCCAGGCCGAGGTGATCATGTCCTGGACGTCGTACTTGGCCTGCCAGCCCAGTTCGGTGGCGATGCGGTCGGCCGAGGCGACGACGCGCGCGGGGTCGCCGGGGCGGCGCGGGGTGACGGTCGGCGCGCGGTCGTAGCCGGTGACCGCGTTGATGCGGTCGATCATCTCGCGCACGGAGACGCCCTCGCCGCGGCCGATGTTGAGGGTCAGGTCGGTACCGGGGGAGGAGGCCAGCGCGCGGGCGACGGTGACATGGGCCTCGGCCAGGTCGACCACGTGGATGTAGTCGCGCACACAGGTGCCGTCCGGCGTCGGGTAGTCGTCGCCGAAGATGCGCGGCGGCGCGCCCTCGGTGAGCTTCTCGAAGACCATCGGGATCAGGTTGAACACACCCGTGTCGGCCAGTTCCGGGCTCGCCGCGCCGGCCACGTTGAAGTAGCGCAGCGACGCGGTCGACAGCCCGGTCGCCTTGCCCGTCGCGCGGGCCAGCCATTCGCCGGCCAGCTTCGTCTCGCCGTAGGGGGACATCGGGACGCAGGGGGTCTCCTCCGTCACCAGGTCGACGTCCGGCATGCCGTAGACCGCCGCCGAGGAGGAGAAGAGGAAGGACGGGACCTCGGCCGCCGTGACCGCTTCCAGCAGGACCCGCAGGCCCTCCACGTTCTCCCGGTAGTAGTGCAGCGGGCGCTCCACCGACTCGCCCACCTGCTTCTTCGCCGCCAGGTGCACGACCCCGCTGATCTCGTGCTCGGCGAGCGTGCGGGCCACCCGGTCCGCGTCCAGGACGGAGCCCCGCACGAGCGGGACCTCCGCCGGTACGCGCTCGGCGACGCCCGTGGACAGGTCGTCGTAGACGACCGTGCGTTCGCCCGCCTCGGTCATCGCCCGTACGACGTGTGCCCCGATGTATCCGGCACCGCCGGTGATCAGCCAGGTCATGGTGCGGCCCGTCTCTCCTCGTCAGTCGGTCCCCGTGCGTCAGTGAAGCGGGGCTCTCTCAGTGAAGCAACCGGCGGAGCCGGCTGCGTGCCACCTGTACCACCCCGCGCACGCCGGACGCCACACGGACGGCGAGCGCACCGGAGTGCGTGGCGTACGGCTGCACCAGCAGCACACCGTGCCGGGCGCTCGGGACGGCGCTCCGGCGCAGCCGCCCGGCGCCCGTCAGGGCGTGCGCCGTGACCTCCCGCTCCGCGCCGTCCGCGAAGCGCACGGTCAGCCGCAGGTCCCAGGTGCCCGCGCCGAGCGCGCCCAGGCCGACGGGCAGCTCGGCCGACCAGCTGTCCGCGCCGGTCTCCGGGCCCGTCTTCGTGCCTGTCTCCGTGCCTGTCTCCGTGCCGGAGGGCGTGAGCGGGACCGTCGTGCGCCCGCGGACGCGTTCGTCGTCCCGGCACTGCCACGCCACGTCCACCTCGCGCGGGTCCGCCTCGGCCACCCTGCCGTACAGCTCGTGCAGCCGCAGCAGCAGGCGCGAGGCACGCGCGCGTGGCTGCAGTTCCGCGTCGAAGGCGAGCGGGAGCTCGGCGATCGGCCGGGTCAGGTACGGCGCGAGGGTGATCTGGGGGAGGTCTTCGGCCCAGACGGGGACGCCGTCGGGGGTGCGGGCGTACGGCGGCAGGAGGCGCGCCGGGCGCGCGGCCAGTTCCCGCATGCGGGGCAGGTCGCGGGGCTCGGGCGACTCCAGGACGACCCGCCCGAGCAGCCGGCCCGGGGCGCTCGGGTTCAGCTCCCAGTCGGCGGCGTCGTAGCGCGCGAGGAACTCACGGGTGTGCTCCCACCACGCGCGCCGGTAGTCCGCGTCGCGCAACCCCAGCTCGCGCGTGTACATCCGCACCTCGTGGTCGAGGAACTTGGCCCGCACCGCGCGCGCCAGCTCCTTCTGCCCGGCGCCCAGCAGGGTGTCGTACGCCAGCGTGCACGCCGCGACGCGCGCCTTCCAGTTGTCGATGCGATCCCGGTCCAGCGAGAGCGACAACTGCTCGGCCGACCTGCGTACATGCCACAGATACACGCGGTCCGGTACGAGTGCCATGCGCGGCGCGGCGGCCAGCACGCGCGCGGTGAAGACGATGTCCTCGTAGAGGAAGCGGCCGTCGGGGAAGCGGATGCCGTGCTCGCGCAGGAAGTCGGTGCGGTACAGCTTGTTGACGCACAGCGTGTCGTGGACCAGGCGCGGGCGCTGGGCGGGACGCGCGAGGACGGTGTGCGCCGTGTAGAGGGGCTCCTGCCAGGGCTGTTCGCGCCCCGAGGGCAGCTCCCGGCGTACGCACAGCCCGCTCGTGACCTCGGCGTGCGCCCCTGTGGCCGCGGCCAGCAGCGCGTCCACCGCGCTGGGCGGCAGCACGTCGTCGCTGTCCAGGAACATCACGTACGGAGTCGTCAGCGCGTCGATCCCGTTGTTGCGCGGGCTGCCGCAGCCGCCGCTGTTCACATCCCGGCGCACCACCCGCAGCCGGGGCTCGTCGGCGGCCAGCCGGTCCAGCAGGTCGGCGCTGTCGTCCGTGGAGCAGTCGTCCACGGCGATGACCTCGGCGACCGCCGGCCCCTGGGCCAGCGCCGAACGCACGGCGTCGCCCACATGAGCGCGGTCGTTGTAGCCGATGACGACGACGCCGACCTGCGCCGCGCGCGGCGCATCGGCGGCGCCCGCCGTGTCGGGGCTCGACTCGGCGGTACCTGCTGTATCGGGGGTGTCGGTTGTGTCCGGTGTGTCGGACGGGTCTGGTCGCATCGGGTCCACGGGCCGGGAGCGTAGAAACACTCGGTCATACGCTGCTGAGAATTTTTACTACTACCAGGTTACGAGAGACTCAGCGCCGCCCGGTCCGGAAGGCGGTCGGAACCGGGTCGGGGTTCCGTCAGTTGTGCGCCCTCTCCATCGGGCCGGGTCGCCCGCCACAGCCGGACGAACGACAGCACGGCCGCGGCCGCCAGGATCCCGTTGCGGGCCAGCATCAGCAGACAGCCGGTCCAGGTGGCTTCGATCACATCGTTGTAGCGCATCGGGAACTCCAGGGTGGTCAGCGCGGTCGCCGCCAGGACCAGCGCCGCCACCGGCCGCTGGCTCGTGGGGCGCGAGGTCACGCACACGGCGGCGAGACCGACCAGCCAGATCATGTACTGCGGGCTGATCACCCGGCTGGTCACCGTGAACAGCAGCACCGCGCACAGCGCCGCGTCGAACGGCGTGGCCGCACTCCAGCGCCGCGCCCGCACCCGCCACAGCACCAGCAGCGCGAAGGAGACCGCCGTCAGCACCAGGGCGGCGGTGGCGACGGCGTGCACATGCGGGCCGACCATCTCGACGGCGCCGTACTGGAAGCGCGGCCCGCCCGACCAGCCGGCGTGCCGCGCCAGGCTCAGCGCCGTACCGCCGAGCGACTCGATCTGCACCCCGCGCCCGCCCTGCTCCCGCAGAAAGGACAGCGGATGCCCGAACGTCACGACGAAGAGGGCGAGCGTGGCGAATCCGGCGCCCGCCGCCCATCCCCACGCCCCGCGCGTGGCCCGTCCCCGGGGCGTGCCCAGCAGTGCCAGCGCCGGCCACACCTTCACCAGCGCGCCCAGCGCCGCGAGCACTCCGCCGACGCGCGGGGAGCGGCCGAGCACCAGCAGGGAGAGCACGGCCAGGGCGGTGACCTGCACGTCGTACCGGGCGAGCGGGATGTGCAGCAGCAGCGGCAGACCACACGTCCACAGGGCCGCGCCGAGCAGGCTGCGCCCGGGCCGTGTGCCCACGGCCACCAGAGCCGCCGTGACCAGGGCGTCCGTGGCCAGCGTGAGCATCACGAACGCCTGAAAGTACGTCAGCCACGGCAGCAGGCCCGGCGCCAGCAGCACCGCGCCCGCGCCCGGCGGGTACTGCCACAGGGTGTCGTGCACCGGGAAGGAGCCGTGGACGAGGATGCCATACCAGTGGAAGTAGAGCTGTGACACCTCACCCGCCACCGTGCCCCCGCCGAGCAGCGGGACGCTGTCGTGGAGGAGCAGCCACAGCATCAGGCCACGCGTGGTGACCCAGAGGGCGGCGAGGGCGCGGACCGGACCGGAAGTGACACGGAGACGGTTCATCGCGTGGCAGCCTAAGCGGCGGGGATGGTGTGTCGATGCCGATACGCCGTGGTGCGGTTAAAAGGTTGGTTAATCGTAAAAGAACGGGCCGTGGTGAACGTCGGGCTTCCTCCGAAACCGCAGTCACACAGGGCGCCTGCCGTCACAGCCGTCGCACCGGCCGGTGGGGCGACGCACGTGCCGGAGAGCCGGCGGGCCCGGACACGCCGCCGGGTTGCCGTGGGCGTACCCGCAACGGTGATATTCACGATCGGGCTTTGGGGGCTCGACCGGGACGGGATGTGGCGCGACGAGGCCGTCAGCTTCCAGGTCGCGCGGCGTACGGTGCCGCAGATCTGGCGGCTGCTGCACGACGTGGACGCCGTGCACGGTCTCTACTACCTCCTCATGCACGCCGTCCTCGCCGTCCACCCCGGCGAGGTGGCGCTGCGGCTGCCGTCGGTGTGCGCGGCGGCGGTGACGGCCGCCCTGGTGGCGGCGCTCGGCAGTCGGCTGGCCCGGCCGTGCGTCGGGCTGTGGGCCGGGCTGCTCTACGCCGGTGTGCCGATGGCCGGCCACTATGCGCAGGAGGGCCGCTCGTACGCGCTGGTGGCGGCCGGGGCCACCGGTGCGACGCTGCTGTTCGTACGGGCCGTGCAGGGCAACTCCCGGCGGGCCTGGCGGGCGTACGGCGCGGTCCTCGGCCTCACCTGCTGGCTGCACGAGTTCGCGGTGCTGCTGCTGTGCGCCCACGCGGTGTCGCTGGCGTTGGTCCGGGCCCGGGCGCCGGTCTGGCGGAGCTGGCTGTGTGCGGCGGGCGCGGTCGGGGTCTCGCTGCTGCCGATGGCGCTCGTGTCGCGGGGGCAGGCGGCGCAGGTGGCGTGGCTGTGCAGGCCCACGGCGGATACGGCGCAAGAGCTGGTGCGGAGGTTCCTCGGGCCTGCGGGCGGGGTGTACGAGGTGTGTCTGCTGCTCGCCCTGGTGGGGCTGGTGGGTCTGGTGGGGCGGCGGGGTGAAGTCACCCTCGTGGGGGTGGCGTTGCCGTTGACGGTGGTCCCCCCTGCGGTGTTGATGCTGGCGTCCCAGGTCTCGCCGCTGTATGTCGACCGGTATGTGCTGTACGCGCTGAGCGGGGCGCCGTTGCTGGTGGCGGCGGGGGCCGAGCGGGTGGCGGGGGCGGTGGGGCGGCTGTGCGCCGGTGGCCGGACGAGCGGGTCCCCCCTGTCGCCGTCGTCTCTCGTCACCCTTACCGGTGTCCTCGCCGTCGCCCTCGGCTTCCTTCACCAGCTGCCGCTTCTCCGGGCCGATCGTGACCCCGGTGCCCGCGCCGATGACCTGGGGGCGGTTTCGCGGGTCGTGGAGCGGGAGTCGGCGGGTGGGGACGCGGTGGTGTTTCTGCCGGACAAGGTGCGCAATGCGGCCCTCGCCTATCCGGAGGCCTTCCGGGGGCTGCGGGATGTGGCGCTGGTGGAGAGTGCGTCCGAGTCGGGGACGCTGTACGGGCGCGAGGCCGGGGTGCGTGAGATGCGGCGGCGGCTGGGGCGGCTGGACCGGGTGTGGGTCGTGGCGGACGGGAATCTGCTCACCGGGCACCGGGCCCCGCGCAAGCCCGCCGAGCGGGCCGAACTGGCCGTGCTGAACCGGGACTTCACCGGCCGGAAGACGATCCTGCGGGACGGGACGGTCGTACGGCTGTACGTCCGTACGCAGATGCTCCGGCCACTGCTTTCGACAGGGCCTAACCCCTGGCCCAGCCCGCCTCGCGCTCCGCTTCCGCCACCGCCGCCGCGTCCAGCGCCGTCGTGAGCCGGTCGAGGCGTTCGCGCAGGTCGGCGAGTTCCGTGAGGTCGAAGCCGGTCGCCCCCATGATGCGGCGCGGCACCCGAAGGGCCCGCTCGCGCAGCGCCGCGCCCTCCTCGGTGAGCCGCACCT contains:
- a CDS encoding glycosyltransferase family 39 protein, yielding MIFTIGLWGLDRDGMWRDEAVSFQVARRTVPQIWRLLHDVDAVHGLYYLLMHAVLAVHPGEVALRLPSVCAAAVTAALVAALGSRLARPCVGLWAGLLYAGVPMAGHYAQEGRSYALVAAGATGATLLFVRAVQGNSRRAWRAYGAVLGLTCWLHEFAVLLLCAHAVSLALVRARAPVWRSWLCAAGAVGVSLLPMALVSRGQAAQVAWLCRPTADTAQELVRRFLGPAGGVYEVCLLLALVGLVGLVGRRGEVTLVGVALPLTVVPPAVLMLASQVSPLYVDRYVLYALSGAPLLVAAGAERVAGAVGRLCAGGRTSGSPLSPSSLVTLTGVLAVALGFLHQLPLLRADRDPGARADDLGAVSRVVERESAGGDAVVFLPDKVRNAALAYPEAFRGLRDVALVESASESGTLYGREAGVREMRRRLGRLDRVWVVADGNLLTGHRAPRKPAERAELAVLNRDFTGRKTILRDGTVVRLYVRTQMLRPLLSTGPNPWPSPPRAPLPPPPPRPAPS
- a CDS encoding glycosyltransferase family 2 protein; translation: MRPDPSDTPDTTDTPDTAGTAESSPDTAGAADAPRAAQVGVVVIGYNDRAHVGDAVRSALAQGPAVAEVIAVDDCSTDDSADLLDRLAADEPRLRVVRRDVNSGGCGSPRNNGIDALTTPYVMFLDSDDVLPPSAVDALLAAATGAHAEVTSGLCVRRELPSGREQPWQEPLYTAHTVLARPAQRPRLVHDTLCVNKLYRTDFLREHGIRFPDGRFLYEDIVFTARVLAAAPRMALVPDRVYLWHVRRSAEQLSLSLDRDRIDNWKARVAACTLAYDTLLGAGQKELARAVRAKFLDHEVRMYTRELGLRDADYRRAWWEHTREFLARYDAADWELNPSAPGRLLGRVVLESPEPRDLPRMRELAARPARLLPPYARTPDGVPVWAEDLPQITLAPYLTRPIAELPLAFDAELQPRARASRLLLRLHELYGRVAEADPREVDVAWQCRDDERVRGRTTVPLTPSGTETGTETGTKTGPETGADSWSAELPVGLGALGAGTWDLRLTVRFADGAEREVTAHALTGAGRLRRSAVPSARHGVLLVQPYATHSGALAVRVASGVRGVVQVARSRLRRLLH
- a CDS encoding ADP-ribosylglycohydrolase family protein, with protein sequence MTGPSRIERAVGAVLGSAVGDALGAPFEFGPEGALSARFPYPGHGGEMCGGGGWDPGEATDDTQMAVLTAESLLERGGLDLPDVFRRFQRWAASGPKDIGLQTEAVLSGGAPWDTAAARHFQVSQRAAGNGALMRAAPSAVHFAHRGRAATMTAARRLSALTHGDPAAWEGTAALHELIRVALTGADPLTAVPATLTALHPDHRGRYEAVLSPAWHPDQATEFNGAVWPCLGSAVWALRTTGSYEEAVRAAVDLGGDTDTVAAVTGALAGAVYGAEAVPLRWLEPLHVPLPGFGERVLGAQDLRELAERLLDSPGRG
- a CDS encoding glycosyltransferase family 87 protein, which gives rise to MNRLRVTSGPVRALAALWVTTRGLMLWLLLHDSVPLLGGGTVAGEVSQLYFHWYGILVHGSFPVHDTLWQYPPGAGAVLLAPGLLPWLTYFQAFVMLTLATDALVTAALVAVGTRPGRSLLGAALWTCGLPLLLHIPLARYDVQVTALAVLSLLVLGRSPRVGGVLAALGALVKVWPALALLGTPRGRATRGAWGWAAGAGFATLALFVVTFGHPLSFLREQGGRGVQIESLGGTALSLARHAGWSGGPRFQYGAVEMVGPHVHAVATAALVLTAVSFALLVLWRVRARRWSAATPFDAALCAVLLFTVTSRVISPQYMIWLVGLAAVCVTSRPTSQRPVAALVLAATALTTLEFPMRYNDVIEATWTGCLLMLARNGILAAAAVLSFVRLWRATRPDGEGAQLTEPRPGSDRLPDRAALSLS
- the galE gene encoding UDP-glucose 4-epimerase GalE, which gives rise to MTWLITGGAGYIGAHVVRAMTEAGERTVVYDDLSTGVAERVPAEVPLVRGSVLDADRVARTLAEHEISGVVHLAAKKQVGESVERPLHYYRENVEGLRVLLEAVTAAEVPSFLFSSSAAVYGMPDVDLVTEETPCVPMSPYGETKLAGEWLARATGKATGLSTASLRYFNVAGAASPELADTGVFNLIPMVFEKLTEGAPPRIFGDDYPTPDGTCVRDYIHVVDLAEAHVTVARALASSPGTDLTLNIGRGEGVSVREMIDRINAVTGYDRAPTVTPRRPGDPARVVASADRIATELGWQAKYDVQDMITSAWEGWLRHHPEAARS